From Quercus lobata isolate SW786 chromosome 1, ValleyOak3.0 Primary Assembly, whole genome shotgun sequence, one genomic window encodes:
- the LOC115950990 gene encoding chitinase 1-like produces the protein MKGQAAPTNSNHFREYIGALFKNVKFTDVPINPNAEFHYILSFAIDYDTSGNPSPTNGKFNIFWDSDNLSPSQVSSIKNAHPNVKVALSLGGDTVRDVHASFSPSSVDSWVSNAVSSLTEIIKQYQLDGIDIDYEHFKADPDTFAECIGKLITTLKRNKVISFASIAPFDDDQVQKQYLALWRKYGPQIDYVNFQFYAYDKGTTEPQFLDYFKTQSSNYNGAKVLVSFGTAASSGGLKPDKGFFKACEKLKSQQQLHGIFIWSADDSEANGFRYEKEAQGLLAG, from the coding sequence ATGAAAGGCCAAGCAGCCCCCACCAACTCAAACCACTTCAGAGAATATATAGGAGCTCTGTTCAAGAATGTCAAATTTACCGATGTACCCATTAACCCAAATGCTGAATTCCACTACATTCTGTCTTTTGCCATAGACTATGACACCTCAGGTAATCCCTCTCCTACCAATGGAAAATTCAACATCTTCTGGGACTCTGATAATCTTAGCCCCTCCCAAGTTTCTTCTATCAAGAATGCCCATCCAAATGTCAAGGTAGCCTTAAGCTTGGGAGGAGATACTGTACGGGATGTCCATGCTAGTTTCAGCCCATCCTCGGTGGATTCATGGGTTTCTAATGCTGTTTCGTCACTCACAGAGATCATAAAGCAGTATCAATTGGATGGAATTGATATTGACTATGAGCACTTCAAGGCTGATCCTGATACCTTTGCTGAGTGCATTGGAAAGCTTATAACAACTCTGAAGAGAAATAAGGTAATTTCGTTCGCTTCTATTGCTCCATTTGATGATGATCAAGTTCAGAAACAATATTTGGCCCTGTGGAGGAAATATGGGCCCCAAATAGACTATGTGAACTTCCAGTTTTATGCATATGATAAGGGAACCACTGAGCCTCAATTTCTTGACTACTTCAAAACCCAAAGCTCTAATTATAATGGTGCTAAGGTGTTAGTAAGCTTTGGTACTGCTGCTAGTAGTGGTGGGTTAAAACCTGATAAAGGCTTCTTTAAAGCCTGCGAGAAACTCAAGAGTCAGCAGCAACTTCATGGTATCTTTATTTGGTCAGCGGATGACTCCGAGGCAAATGGTTTCCGCTATGAGAAAGAAGCGCAAGGACTTTTGGCAGGTTGA
- the LOC115950903 gene encoding chitinase 2-like codes for MELRKLFITLLIIEALFISQIQVLAAPTNSSLFREYIGAEFKNVKFTDVPINPNVKFHFILSFAIDYDTLNSSSPNNGKFNIFWDSDNLSPSQVSSIKNAHSNVKVALSLGGDSVGDGFAYFSSSSVDSWVSNAVSSLTRIIKQYHLDGIDIDYEHFKADPNTFAECIGKLITTLKRNKVISFASIAPFDNDQVQKQYLALWRKYGHQIDHVNFQFYAYDKGTTVPQFLDYFKTQSSNYNGGKVLVSFGTDASGGLKPDKGFFKACEKLKSQQQLHGIFIWSADDSKANGFRYEKEAQGLLAGQR; via the coding sequence ATGGAATTGCGCAAGCTCTTCATTACCCTTCTCATTATTGAAGCTCTCTTCATCTCCCAAATACAAGTCCTAGCAGCCCCCACTAACTCAAGCCTCTTCAGAGAATATATAGGAGCTGAGTTCAAGAATGTCAAATTTACCGATGTACCCATTAACCCCAATGTTAAATTCCACTTCATTCTCTCCTTTGCTATAGACTATGACACCTTAAATTCTTCCTCTCCAAACAATGGAAAATTCAACATATTCTGGGACTCTGATAATCTCAGCCCTTCCCAAGTTTCTTCTATCAAAAATGCTCATTCGAATGTCAAGGTGGCCTTAAGCTTGGGAGGGGATAGTGTGGGGGATGGCTTCGCTTACTTCAGCTCCTCCTCGGTGGATTCATGGGTATCTAATGCTGTTTCGTCACTCACAAGGATCATTAAGCAGTATCATTTGGATGGAATTGATATTGACTATGAGCACTTCAAGGCTGATCCTAATACCTTTGCTGAGTGCATTGGGAAGCTTATAACAACTCTGAAGAGGAATAAGGTAATCTCGTTTGCTTCTATAGCTCCATTCGATAATGATCAAGTTCAGAAACAATATTTGGCCTTGTGGAGGAAATATGGGCACCAAATAGACCATGTGAACTTCCAGTTTTATGCATATGATAAGGGAACCACTGTGCCTCAATTTCTTGACTACTTCAAAACCCAAAGCTCTAATTATAATGGTGGTAAGGTGTTAGTAAGCTTTGGTACTGATGCTAGTGGTGGGTTAAAACCTGATAAAGGCTTCTTTAAAGCCTGCGAGAAACTCAAGAGTCAGCAGCAACTTCATGGTATCTTTATTTGGTCAGCGGATGACTCCAAGGCAAATGGTTTCCGCTATGAGAAAGAAGCGCAAGGACTTTTGGCAGGTCAACGCTAA